Genomic window (Streptococcus suis S735):
GTCTGTTGGAATTTCTTCAGTCTTGGCACTCGAACGTTTTTCTGCTCCTAAATCTGCAATAAGATTTCCGTTCTTATCATAAATTTTACTTGACACAGTTGCTGTCAAAGATTCTTCTGTCAATTCTGGAGCGCTTTGGATGTAGTAAACAACCAATGCAGCTCCGGCCAGGCAGGCAATGATAGCCCCCGCAAGTAAAATATTTGCAGTGATTAGAAGAGCTTTTTTAATTGTTGTAGTTTTCAAAAGATTCACCACCTAATAGATTTTTTTCAACGATTTCCAGATATGGGATGCTGGGGAAACGCCCCATTTGAATCTCAAAGCCGTATTGTCGAATAAAGGTTAGAGGCATCGACTTACTACCCATGTCTACTTGATAAAATTCGATCAAATGAGTGGCTGGCAAGAGATAGGTTTCTTTTAATGTTGAAAAGTGAAGAAGGACAAAACAAATACCACCTTGTTTAACAACCTGTTTCATGTGTTCAATCTGATGCGCATGAAAATTTTTCATGGGCATGGATGCTTTTTGGCGTGTCTCTTTCGCTTCAAAATCAATATAATGTCTTTTAAAAACACCAGAGTAGTCTGTGGTAGATGCCTGTCGAAAGTATGCTTCGACAATCTTAGCACGGCTCCGTTTGGGGTAATCAACTTTTACAATTTGCACGGGAGTTGGCTTCTTGTGAATGACAGCAATATCGTGCGCAAGGTAATATTGATTGCTATCGTTGATAGCGGCCTCAAAAGACATTCCGCGATTAGCAAAGTTTACTCGCTGGGATGAAATAGGACTGGTTCTATTGATTTTTTTTGACACCTTATGAGGATAATTGACCATAGAACTCCTTCTTGATAAAATAATATCAGCATATTATACCATAATTAGCGAAAAGAGTACAAGAAATGGATACTAAGAGCCTTTTGGTAACAGGTTATAGACATACAGACCTGGGAATTTTTTCAGAAAAAGATCCTCGACTGCACATTATTAAATCTGCAATTCGTAGGAATTTTATTCGTTTTTTAGAAGAGGGTGTTAGTTGGTTTATACTGACAGGTCAATTGGGTTTTGAATACTGGTCCTTAGAAGTCTTAGAAGATTTGCG
Coding sequences:
- the recU gene encoding Holliday junction resolvase RecU, producing the protein MVNYPHKVSKKINRTSPISSQRVNFANRGMSFEAAINDSNQYYLAHDIAVIHKKPTPVQIVKVDYPKRSRAKIVEAYFRQASTTDYSGVFKRHYIDFEAKETRQKASMPMKNFHAHQIEHMKQVVKQGGICFVLLHFSTLKETYLLPATHLIEFYQVDMGSKSMPLTFIRQYGFEIQMGRFPSIPYLEIVEKNLLGGESFENYNN